CTTTAATTCAAGAAGTCACTGAACTGCTCTATGTACTGgtgaaaagataattttatttctgtgtagttgtcccacagctgctgctgctacttAGTGCCATTAGACTTGTGCCTTACACAGGTTGGAGTTGCAAACTTTATTCCTAGCTTTAAGTATCCCAACCTTCATGTTTTCTGAGACCTGAGAAAGTTCTTATCATAGGGAAGTTATTCTTTGTGGAGGGCATTTGCAAATTTATCAGAAGGTAACCTTGCTGCACAAGTCacagcaggagctcagagcCCTTCATGTGTGCCTGTGACTCCAGTGTTACTTACCTGCACAGAACATGTTGTCAGTGACTTTAACTCTGGTGGATGCCTTGCAGGTACTTTGATCTACAATGGGCAAATTGACCTGTTGCAGAACTGTGGGCAGGTTGGAGGGGTTAGTGGCCCACGTTTCTTTCAAGTTTCCCCAGCCAGTTACCCTCCCTTTGTAACCTGCCAGCATCAGCCTGTGGAAGGAAGCACAAGTATAATTAAATGTATTGCAACAGCTTTCTCCTGCCTGGCACTCTTACTGCTTGAGAagtcatatttttcattctcctcCTCACCTCTGCACAACCTCTTTGGTAGGTAGGCACACAGGATGGATGTAGTCACTGAAGCTGATGGGTCTCTTTAAGTGCATGAGTGCAATGTCTCGGTCCATGTTCTCTTTCCAGTTGTACTTGGGATGGATGATGATTTTATCCAACAGAGCAATcttctctttattcttttcataTCTGAAATAGTTATGAAGGAAAGAACTTGCTGTACAGTAGCAGCTGAGAGTCTTCTAGAGTTTGATACTCTCAGCTTTGTACCCTCTGAGATAATGCTGTCTTTACATAGGAGCACCCTTTTAGATTTCCCAGGCTTCCTTGCTTTCTTTCACTTTAACCTTTCAAGATCAGCAAGAGCAGCAAATGACAGCCCCATTAGATCCTGTTATTGAGAGGCATGTAACATTAGCTATAATATTTCCTTGGATACTGAATGACAGCCCAACTTCAAAGTATCTCATAACTTCAAGAGGAAGCCTAGTTCCTTCTCACTTCATTCAGACTCTTACTTTGCTCTTACGTGTTTGCCAATTCGCACCAATATGTCATTTGTAGTTAAGTTCTTATCCCAGGGTGGATAAAAAAGACAATGAGCAGCAGTCAGGATCCAGGTGTCACTGATGAGGCTGGcaccacacagcagctcctgaggagaCTTTTTGTAGAGCATCACCTGCCTGAGagatgaggaagaaggaaggcCTTAGCAGGACTAAATGGGTTCTGCTAAAGAAAGTGCAGAATTGGCAGTGAGGAGGAAACAGCATTGCACTAATGCTAATGCCTAAGTAGCTCTTTAGAAAAAGTCTTCCTAGACGTATATGTATGTCCTATATAGTAGgccattttccccatttctttcaCCTGGAGAAGTTTCTTATCCTTTTTGTTTCAGCAAAGCTGGAAAGAGGAAGACATGAAGATGAAACACACCAACACACTTGCTTCCTCCAGTTCTTGCATTGCATACTTGATTCAAAAGATGAGTTTCTTTCCAGCTATTTTAGTACTGCTCTGTCAACCACTTTGAGAAGCTTTAGCTTAGAATCTGTAATTCGTGCACACTGCCTAAGGTAGGAAAGCCCTTTTATGTCTACCTGCTTGagctgaagagaagaaagacagaCACAATTCCCAAATGCAAAGACAGTACTTACCAGGGGGAGCTGGCAACTTCTGCATCATCACCACCAACAACTCTTCCTGTGTAGGAATCCAACAGCTCCCTCTCACTTTTGTCtgttatctttttcttctcaaataaaGGACGACTGCCACAATCTGAAAAAACAAGCAATCTGGATTTGCTGCTCTACCTGATTCACAGTGGACAACTGTTGTCTGCTGTCAGCATGCAAAGCTGGAAGATCTTAGAAAGGAAGTGCTTACTAGCTCCATGATTGGAACTGGATATTGACTTCCAAGAGTTCTTCAAGGAATTTAAGtatcttcctctgcttttaacAGCTTTTGGCTAGCTGATGTTTCTGAGGAACAGTGAATAGGAAGAAGCTCCAGCCCTTCTGCAAACATGCTATATACATAGAGAGAGAGAGTCTTTGCTCACCTGCTTCACCTGAACCAAAAGTTTTTTCATCAAAGAAAGTTTTGAACTCTTTAGGAATAGTAGAACGTCCTGATATTCCCTCAGACTCTTGGTTGTCATCCTCTAGCGAGCTGTCTGAGAAATGGAAAGACAAACATAGTGAAAGGCTTAAATGTAGTTACCATAATTATCAGCAATGTAAATGTTCCTTTCCCCACAGAGTGGGTCTGATGAagaaatgatgttttaaaataccagtGCTCTTTCTGACATGCCTTATCCACCACTGTGAGTTTTCAGGGAGAATACCTGAGAGAGGTAACAGTGCTGTGCACTTAAGGCAGGTTAGTACATGTGCTATATGGACAAACGGGACTCCCATGGGCAGACTGCATGTACATCCTTTTCTGTGCCTCCCAGGCCAAGCACTTCATTCTACTCCTGTTGTTATTTGTCACTGCCTCAAATGTGTGCCTACCCAAACCTATGCAGACTTCTCACCACAGTAGTGCAGATCACAGTAGCCAAAGTAGGGTGGTTCCTCCGTGACGCACCAGACACCTTCATCATCTCTGTCTGGATTCCGACAGTaattctcctgcagctccacttCTGGGTCAATGTCTTTTCCATGGAGCACCTCTTTGGCTTTCTCGGAGTTCCATGGCAGACACTTAGCTCCAGACACAGTGACTGAGAGAGCCCCTGTGTAAAGCATGCCTTTCTCTGGTTCACAAGGTTCCTTTGGGGTAGGTTCTATGGCTGGTGGAGTAAATGGAACTGTTGTTCTATCTTCAcctgaaaagagagagagcTGTCTTAAGCCATAGCTATATACTCAGAGGTGCTGTTAACAAATAGCACCACACCCCCTTCTCTAAAGCCTAGAGTTCCATGGAACCTTCCATTATGTTTGGGAGCTCCCACTGTGTTCCCATGCATGTGGTGGCCCTCTAAAATATTGCAGTGTCAGAGGTGGTCCAGCAGTATGTGAAGTGAGGCTGGCACTATTCATCACACTTCTTTGTCACTAAGGTATGAGGAACAATATTATGTTACCATCTGGGGCATCTTTGAGAACCAGCTCAAGGGATGGGTAGGTGTCTCAGGCATCAAAATTCTGCTGTATTAGGTCCTCCAACGCCTTATTCTGAAATGCTTAATTAGGCCATATTTGGGGGAGCCTTTTACTGTGCTGTTCTACTGAAATGGCAAATTTACCTTTTGCCAATGTTTCTGTGTCTAATGCTAAGTGAAAAATTTCCCTGCAAGACTTTTCACACTTTCTTGCAAGTATCCTAATGACTGTAAGTTTTAAGCAGCATTTCCTGAATGAGTGGGTACCCAATGATCTGTTCTTGCTTGGTCTCAAGGTGCTTGCTCCTTGTGCACAGGGAAAGTCCCCATGTGAGGAGAGACCCTATTTGACTATTCACGCTGGTCTGGTCCACAACAGTCACTAGGCAAGTAGCAGTCACCTTAATTGGTGGGGCTACTCCTGTTTTTTGCCTCATTTCAACATGATTATAAAAGAACTGTGCATAAAACCAAGGCTTTTCTAATCCTGCTATATCTATGCACATGGAAATGTAAGATACTGCAGGTCAGAAATTTGCTGGTGAACAGAAGTAGCACAGATGCCTGATGGCCTCAAAGCAGGGCAGTATTTCTTCTCAGTTTGTTAGATTCTGCAGACCAGAGCAATGgtaatggcttttaaaatatcaaaatgccCCATGTCAAAATGGTTTCCAATCTCTAACTTATGCTTATGAGTTGTTGCTTCTACTCTGTTTTTGGAAGAGAAACTTCTGCTGTATGAGAAGGTTCTCTCCTTTACTAGTTCTTCGGAGACAGAGGCCAAGTCTCAGGGAAGTTGCTCTGTACTGGGGAGAAACTGGAATGTCTAAGTGTAGGGGGATGGTCCTCCATGTCCAGTGCAAGAATAAGAGAATGGCATCTTCTCTTTACTCAAAATTGTGAGTATTAAACTGCACACCTCCACAGGAGAGAATGATACTAAGGCAGGCAGTCAAGCAAAAACTAGTTATTTTGTCCTAAAGGTAggaattcagaacaaaaaacattATTGACTCATGTCTGTCACAAATTAGAGACAACTGCATTAGGATTTTGGGGTCACTGACTAGAAAATATTGTAGAACATTCTAGGGGACTGTTGAGACTGGTTTTAATTTAGATCTAGGTTAGCATAATGTAGACAAAACAGCTCATTATGTATGAACAACTC
This sequence is a window from Parus major isolate Abel chromosome 5, Parus_major1.1, whole genome shotgun sequence. Protein-coding genes within it:
- the F2 gene encoding prothrombin isoform X1, coding for MRRAALLRKQCSCYFCSLSDGRCDRMNSREPALIKCRPDRASPLCMVHWGRLGCGITTAAACGFWKLKGETEVPSGCEQPFDWQCSDLIVFLEKGQALSLLRRHRRANKGFLEEMLKGNLERECLEEKCSYEEAFEALESIDQTDIFWSKYQVCQGLGMSRTILDACLEGNCALGLGQNYRGTISHTKSGIECQVWTSKYPHIPKFNATVYPSLIENYCRNPDNNSEGPWCYTRDPTVEREACPIPVCGEDRTTVPFTPPAIEPTPKEPCEPEKGMLYTGALSVTVSGAKCLPWNSEKAKEVLHGKDIDPEVELQENYCRNPDRDDEGVWCVTEEPPYFGYCDLHYCDSSLEDDNQESEGISGRSTIPKEFKTFFDEKTFGSGEADCGSRPLFEKKKITDKSERELLDSYTGRVVGGDDAEVASSPWQVMLYKKSPQELLCGASLISDTWILTAAHCLFYPPWDKNLTTNDILVRIGKHVRAKYEKNKEKIALLDKIIIHPKYNWKENMDRDIALMHLKRPISFSDYIHPVCLPTKEVVQRLMLAGYKGRVTGWGNLKETWATNPSNLPTVLQQVNLPIVDQSTCKASTRVKVTDNMFCAGYSPDALKRGDACEGDSGGPFVMKNPDDNRWYQVGIVSWGEGCDRDGKYGFYTHVFRLKKWMRKTIENHGR
- the F2 gene encoding prothrombin isoform X2: MAHTKTSILRGLLFFSLLHLTLSHAGVFLEKGQALSLLRRHRRANKGFLEEMLKGNLERECLEEKCSYEEAFEALESIDQTDIFWSKYQVCQGLGMSRTILDACLEGNCALGLGQNYRGTISHTKSGIECQVWTSKYPHIPKFNATVYPSLIENYCRNPDNNSEGPWCYTRDPTVEREACPIPVCGEDRTTVPFTPPAIEPTPKEPCEPEKGMLYTGALSVTVSGAKCLPWNSEKAKEVLHGKDIDPEVELQENYCRNPDRDDEGVWCVTEEPPYFGYCDLHYCDSSLEDDNQESEGISGRSTIPKEFKTFFDEKTFGSGEADCGSRPLFEKKKITDKSERELLDSYTGRVVGGDDAEVASSPWQVMLYKKSPQELLCGASLISDTWILTAAHCLFYPPWDKNLTTNDILVRIGKHVRAKYEKNKEKIALLDKIIIHPKYNWKENMDRDIALMHLKRPISFSDYIHPVCLPTKEVVQRLMLAGYKGRVTGWGNLKETWATNPSNLPTVLQQVNLPIVDQSTCKASTRVKVTDNMFCAGYSPDALKRGDACEGDSGGPFVMKNPDDNRWYQVGIVSWGEGCDRDGKYGFYTHVFRLKKWMRKTIENHGR